Proteins found in one Macaca nemestrina isolate mMacNem1 chromosome 4, mMacNem.hap1, whole genome shotgun sequence genomic segment:
- the LOC105494211 gene encoding hexokinase-4 isoform X7 encodes MKACFLVHTWHLLAVSSHGGKGKVEQILAEFQLQEEDLKKVMRRMQKEMDRGLRLETHEEASVKMLPTYVRSTPEGSEVGDFLSLDLGGTNFRVMLVKVGEGEEGQWSVKTKHQMYSIPEDAMTGTAEMLFDYISECISDFLDKHQMKHKKLPLGFTFSFPVRHEDIDKGILLNWTKGFKASGAEGNNVVGLLRDAIKRRGDFEMDVVAMVNDTVATMISCYYEDHQCEVGMIVGTGCNACYMEEMQNVELVEGDEGRMCVNTEWGAFGDSGELDEFLLEYDRLVDESSANPGQQLYEKLIGGKYMGELVRLVLLRLVDENLLFHGEASEQLRTRGAFETRFVSQVESDTGDRKQIYNILSTLGLRPSATDCDIVRRACESVSTRAAHMCSAGLAGVINRMRESRSEDVMRITVGVDGSVYKLHPR; translated from the exons GTAGAGCAGATCCTGGCGGAGTTCCAGCTGCAGGAGGAGGACCTGAAGAAGGTGATGAGACGGATGCAGAAGGAGATGGACCGTGGCCTGAGGTTGGAGACCCATGAAGAGGCCAGTGTGAAGATGCTGCCCACCTACGTGCGCTCCACCCCAGAAGGCTCAG AAGTCGGGGACTTCCTCTCCCTGGACCTGGGTGGCACCAACTTCAGGGTGATGCTGGTGAAGGTGGGAGAAGGTGAGGAGGGGCAGTGGAGCGTGAAGACCAAACACCAGATGTACTCCATCCCCGAGGACGCCATGACCGGCACTGCTGAGATG CTCTTCGACTACATCTCCGAGTGCATCTCCGACTTCCTGGACAAGCATCAGATGAAGCACAAGAAGCTGCCCCTGGGCTTCACCTTCTCCTTTCCTGTGAGGCATGAAGACATCGATAAG GGCATCCTTCTCAACTGGACCAAGGGCTTCAAGGCCTCAGGAGCAGAAGGGAACAATGTCGTGGGGCTTCTGCGAGATGCCATCAAACGGAGAGGG GACTTCGAAATGGATGTGGTGGCAATGGTGAATGACACGGTGGCCACGATGATCTCCTGCTACTACGAAGACCATCAGTGCGAGGTCGGCATGATTGTGG GCACGGGCTGCAACGCCTGCTACATGGAGGAGATGCAGAATGTGGAGCTGGTGGAGGGGGACGAGGGCCGCATGTGCGTCAACACCGAATGGGGCGCCTTCGGGGACTCGGGCGAGCTGGACGAGTTCCTGCTGGAGTATGACCGCCTGGTGGACGAGAGCTCTGCAAACCCCGGTCAGCAGCT GTATGAGAAGCTCATAGGTGGCAAGTACATGGGCGAGCTGGTGCGGCTCGTGCTGCTCAGGCTCGTGGACGAAAACCTGCTCTTCCACGGGGAGGCCTCCGAGCAGCTGCGCACACGCGGAGCCTTCGAGACACGCTTCGTGTCGCAGGTGGAGAG CGACACGGGCGACCGCAAGCAGATCTACAACATCCTGAGCACGCTGGGGCTACGACCCTCGGCCACTGACTGCGACATCGTGCGCCGCGCCTGCGAGAGCGTATCTACGCGCGCTGCACACATGTGCTCGGCGGGGCTGGCGGGCGTCATCAACCGCATGCGCGAGAGCCGCAGCGAGGACGTAATGCGCATCACTGTGGGCGTGGATGGCTCCGTGTACAAGCTGCACCCCAG GTGA
- the LOC105494211 gene encoding hexokinase-4 isoform X8, whose translation MCSAGLAGVINRMRESRSEDVMRITVGVDGSVYKLHPSFKERFHASVRRLTPSCEITFIESEEGSGRGAALVSAVACKKACMLGQ comes from the exons ATGTGCTCGGCGGGGCTGGCGGGCGTCATCAACCGCATGCGCGAGAGCCGCAGCGAGGACGTAATGCGCATCACTGTGGGCGTGGATGGCTCCGTGTACAAGCTGCACCCCAG CTTCAAGGAGCGGTTCCACGCTAGCGTGCGCAGGCTGACGCCCAGCTGCGAGATCACCTTCATCGAGTCGGAGGAGGGCAGTGGCCGGGGCGCGGCCCTGGTCTCGGCGGTGGCCTGTAAGAAGGCCTGCATGCTGGGCCAGTGA
- the LOC105494211 gene encoding hexokinase-4 isoform X6 — MRRMQKEMDRGLRLETHEEASVKMLPTYVRSTPEGSEVGDFLSLDLGGTNFRVMLVKVGEGEEGQWSVKTKHQMYSIPEDAMTGTAEMLFDYISECISDFLDKHQMKHKKLPLGFTFSFPVRHEDIDKGILLNWTKGFKASGAEGNNVVGLLRDAIKRRGDFEMDVVAMVNDTVATMISCYYEDHQCEVGMIVGTGCNACYMEEMQNVELVEGDEGRMCVNTEWGAFGDSGELDEFLLEYDRLVDESSANPGQQLYEKLIGGKYMGELVRLVLLRLVDENLLFHGEASEQLRTRGAFETRFVSQVESDTGDRKQIYNILSTLGLRPSATDCDIVRRACESVSTRAAHMCSAGLAGVINRMRESRSEDVMRITVGVDGSVYKLHPSFKERFHASVRRLTPSCEITFIESEEGSGRGAALVSAVACKKACMLGQ, encoded by the exons ATGAGACGGATGCAGAAGGAGATGGACCGTGGCCTGAGGTTGGAGACCCATGAAGAGGCCAGTGTGAAGATGCTGCCCACCTACGTGCGCTCCACCCCAGAAGGCTCAG AAGTCGGGGACTTCCTCTCCCTGGACCTGGGTGGCACCAACTTCAGGGTGATGCTGGTGAAGGTGGGAGAAGGTGAGGAGGGGCAGTGGAGCGTGAAGACCAAACACCAGATGTACTCCATCCCCGAGGACGCCATGACCGGCACTGCTGAGATG CTCTTCGACTACATCTCCGAGTGCATCTCCGACTTCCTGGACAAGCATCAGATGAAGCACAAGAAGCTGCCCCTGGGCTTCACCTTCTCCTTTCCTGTGAGGCATGAAGACATCGATAAG GGCATCCTTCTCAACTGGACCAAGGGCTTCAAGGCCTCAGGAGCAGAAGGGAACAATGTCGTGGGGCTTCTGCGAGATGCCATCAAACGGAGAGGG GACTTCGAAATGGATGTGGTGGCAATGGTGAATGACACGGTGGCCACGATGATCTCCTGCTACTACGAAGACCATCAGTGCGAGGTCGGCATGATTGTGG GCACGGGCTGCAACGCCTGCTACATGGAGGAGATGCAGAATGTGGAGCTGGTGGAGGGGGACGAGGGCCGCATGTGCGTCAACACCGAATGGGGCGCCTTCGGGGACTCGGGCGAGCTGGACGAGTTCCTGCTGGAGTATGACCGCCTGGTGGACGAGAGCTCTGCAAACCCCGGTCAGCAGCT GTATGAGAAGCTCATAGGTGGCAAGTACATGGGCGAGCTGGTGCGGCTCGTGCTGCTCAGGCTCGTGGACGAAAACCTGCTCTTCCACGGGGAGGCCTCCGAGCAGCTGCGCACACGCGGAGCCTTCGAGACACGCTTCGTGTCGCAGGTGGAGAG CGACACGGGCGACCGCAAGCAGATCTACAACATCCTGAGCACGCTGGGGCTACGACCCTCGGCCACTGACTGCGACATCGTGCGCCGCGCCTGCGAGAGCGTATCTACGCGCGCTGCACACATGTGCTCGGCGGGGCTGGCGGGCGTCATCAACCGCATGCGCGAGAGCCGCAGCGAGGACGTAATGCGCATCACTGTGGGCGTGGATGGCTCCGTGTACAAGCTGCACCCCAG CTTCAAGGAGCGGTTCCACGCTAGCGTGCGCAGGCTGACGCCCAGCTGCGAGATCACCTTCATCGAGTCGGAGGAGGGCAGTGGCCGGGGCGCGGCCCTGGTCTCGGCGGTGGCCTGTAAGAAGGCCTGCATGCTGGGCCAGTGA
- the LOC105494211 gene encoding hexokinase-4 isoform X2 — MAMDATRSQAQTALTLVEQILAEFQLQEEDLKKVMRRMQKEMDRGLRLETHEEASVKMLPTYVRSTPEGSEVGDFLSLDLGGTNFRVMLVKVGEGEEGQWSVKTKHQMYSIPEDAMTGTAEMLFDYISECISDFLDKHQMKHKKLPLGFTFSFPVRHEDIDKGILLNWTKGFKASGAEGNNVVGLLRDAIKRRGDFEMDVVAMVNDTVATMISCYYEDHQCEVGMIVGTGCNACYMEEMQNVELVEGDEGRMCVNTEWGAFGDSGELDEFLLEYDRLVDESSANPGQQLYEKLIGGKYMGELVRLVLLRLVDENLLFHGEASEQLRTRGAFETRFVSQVESDTGDRKQIYNILSTLGLRPSATDCDIVRRACESVSTRAAHMCSAGLAGVINRMRESRSEDVMRITVGVDGSVYKLHPSFKERFHASVRRLTPSCEITFIESEEGSGRGAALVSAVACKKACMLGQ, encoded by the exons ATGGCGATGGATGCCACAAGGAGCCAGGCCCAGACAGCCTTGACTCTG GTAGAGCAGATCCTGGCGGAGTTCCAGCTGCAGGAGGAGGACCTGAAGAAGGTGATGAGACGGATGCAGAAGGAGATGGACCGTGGCCTGAGGTTGGAGACCCATGAAGAGGCCAGTGTGAAGATGCTGCCCACCTACGTGCGCTCCACCCCAGAAGGCTCAG AAGTCGGGGACTTCCTCTCCCTGGACCTGGGTGGCACCAACTTCAGGGTGATGCTGGTGAAGGTGGGAGAAGGTGAGGAGGGGCAGTGGAGCGTGAAGACCAAACACCAGATGTACTCCATCCCCGAGGACGCCATGACCGGCACTGCTGAGATG CTCTTCGACTACATCTCCGAGTGCATCTCCGACTTCCTGGACAAGCATCAGATGAAGCACAAGAAGCTGCCCCTGGGCTTCACCTTCTCCTTTCCTGTGAGGCATGAAGACATCGATAAG GGCATCCTTCTCAACTGGACCAAGGGCTTCAAGGCCTCAGGAGCAGAAGGGAACAATGTCGTGGGGCTTCTGCGAGATGCCATCAAACGGAGAGGG GACTTCGAAATGGATGTGGTGGCAATGGTGAATGACACGGTGGCCACGATGATCTCCTGCTACTACGAAGACCATCAGTGCGAGGTCGGCATGATTGTGG GCACGGGCTGCAACGCCTGCTACATGGAGGAGATGCAGAATGTGGAGCTGGTGGAGGGGGACGAGGGCCGCATGTGCGTCAACACCGAATGGGGCGCCTTCGGGGACTCGGGCGAGCTGGACGAGTTCCTGCTGGAGTATGACCGCCTGGTGGACGAGAGCTCTGCAAACCCCGGTCAGCAGCT GTATGAGAAGCTCATAGGTGGCAAGTACATGGGCGAGCTGGTGCGGCTCGTGCTGCTCAGGCTCGTGGACGAAAACCTGCTCTTCCACGGGGAGGCCTCCGAGCAGCTGCGCACACGCGGAGCCTTCGAGACACGCTTCGTGTCGCAGGTGGAGAG CGACACGGGCGACCGCAAGCAGATCTACAACATCCTGAGCACGCTGGGGCTACGACCCTCGGCCACTGACTGCGACATCGTGCGCCGCGCCTGCGAGAGCGTATCTACGCGCGCTGCACACATGTGCTCGGCGGGGCTGGCGGGCGTCATCAACCGCATGCGCGAGAGCCGCAGCGAGGACGTAATGCGCATCACTGTGGGCGTGGATGGCTCCGTGTACAAGCTGCACCCCAG CTTCAAGGAGCGGTTCCACGCTAGCGTGCGCAGGCTGACGCCCAGCTGCGAGATCACCTTCATCGAGTCGGAGGAGGGCAGTGGCCGGGGCGCGGCCCTGGTCTCGGCGGTGGCCTGTAAGAAGGCCTGCATGCTGGGCCAGTGA
- the LOC105494211 gene encoding hexokinase-4 isoform X4, giving the protein MLDDRARMEATKKEKVEQILAEFQLQEEDLKKVMRRMQKEMDRGLRLETHEEASVKMLPTYVRSTPEGSEVGDFLSLDLGGTNFRVMLVKVGEGEEGQWSVKTKHQMYSIPEDAMTGTAEMLFDYISECISDFLDKHQMKHKKLPLGFTFSFPVRHEDIDKGILLNWTKGFKASGAEGNNVVGLLRDAIKRRGDFEMDVVAMVNDTVATMISCYYEDHQCEVGMIVGTGCNACYMEEMQNVELVEGDEGRMCVNTEWGAFGDSGELDEFLLEYDRLVDESSANPGQQLYEKLIGGKYMGELVRLVLLRLVDENLLFHGEASEQLRTRGAFETRFVSQVESDTGDRKQIYNILSTLGLRPSATDCDIVRRACESVSTRAAHMCSAGLAGVINRMRESRSEDVMRITVGVDGSVYKLHPSFKERFHASVRRLTPSCEITFIESEEGSGRGAALVSAVACKKACMLGQ; this is encoded by the exons GTAGAGCAGATCCTGGCGGAGTTCCAGCTGCAGGAGGAGGACCTGAAGAAGGTGATGAGACGGATGCAGAAGGAGATGGACCGTGGCCTGAGGTTGGAGACCCATGAAGAGGCCAGTGTGAAGATGCTGCCCACCTACGTGCGCTCCACCCCAGAAGGCTCAG AAGTCGGGGACTTCCTCTCCCTGGACCTGGGTGGCACCAACTTCAGGGTGATGCTGGTGAAGGTGGGAGAAGGTGAGGAGGGGCAGTGGAGCGTGAAGACCAAACACCAGATGTACTCCATCCCCGAGGACGCCATGACCGGCACTGCTGAGATG CTCTTCGACTACATCTCCGAGTGCATCTCCGACTTCCTGGACAAGCATCAGATGAAGCACAAGAAGCTGCCCCTGGGCTTCACCTTCTCCTTTCCTGTGAGGCATGAAGACATCGATAAG GGCATCCTTCTCAACTGGACCAAGGGCTTCAAGGCCTCAGGAGCAGAAGGGAACAATGTCGTGGGGCTTCTGCGAGATGCCATCAAACGGAGAGGG GACTTCGAAATGGATGTGGTGGCAATGGTGAATGACACGGTGGCCACGATGATCTCCTGCTACTACGAAGACCATCAGTGCGAGGTCGGCATGATTGTGG GCACGGGCTGCAACGCCTGCTACATGGAGGAGATGCAGAATGTGGAGCTGGTGGAGGGGGACGAGGGCCGCATGTGCGTCAACACCGAATGGGGCGCCTTCGGGGACTCGGGCGAGCTGGACGAGTTCCTGCTGGAGTATGACCGCCTGGTGGACGAGAGCTCTGCAAACCCCGGTCAGCAGCT GTATGAGAAGCTCATAGGTGGCAAGTACATGGGCGAGCTGGTGCGGCTCGTGCTGCTCAGGCTCGTGGACGAAAACCTGCTCTTCCACGGGGAGGCCTCCGAGCAGCTGCGCACACGCGGAGCCTTCGAGACACGCTTCGTGTCGCAGGTGGAGAG CGACACGGGCGACCGCAAGCAGATCTACAACATCCTGAGCACGCTGGGGCTACGACCCTCGGCCACTGACTGCGACATCGTGCGCCGCGCCTGCGAGAGCGTATCTACGCGCGCTGCACACATGTGCTCGGCGGGGCTGGCGGGCGTCATCAACCGCATGCGCGAGAGCCGCAGCGAGGACGTAATGCGCATCACTGTGGGCGTGGATGGCTCCGTGTACAAGCTGCACCCCAG CTTCAAGGAGCGGTTCCACGCTAGCGTGCGCAGGCTGACGCCCAGCTGCGAGATCACCTTCATCGAGTCGGAGGAGGGCAGTGGCCGGGGCGCGGCCCTGGTCTCGGCGGTGGCCTGTAAGAAGGCCTGCATGCTGGGCCAGTGA
- the LOC105494211 gene encoding hexokinase-4 isoform X1, with the protein MKACFLVHTWHLLAVSSHGGKGKVEQILAEFQLQEEDLKKVMRRMQKEMDRGLRLETHEEASVKMLPTYVRSTPEGSEVGDFLSLDLGGTNFRVMLVKVGEGEEGQWSVKTKHQMYSIPEDAMTGTAEMLFDYISECISDFLDKHQMKHKKLPLGFTFSFPVRHEDIDKGILLNWTKGFKASGAEGNNVVGLLRDAIKRRGDFEMDVVAMVNDTVATMISCYYEDHQCEVGMIVGTGCNACYMEEMQNVELVEGDEGRMCVNTEWGAFGDSGELDEFLLEYDRLVDESSANPGQQLYEKLIGGKYMGELVRLVLLRLVDENLLFHGEASEQLRTRGAFETRFVSQVESDTGDRKQIYNILSTLGLRPSATDCDIVRRACESVSTRAAHMCSAGLAGVINRMRESRSEDVMRITVGVDGSVYKLHPSFKERFHASVRRLTPSCEITFIESEEGSGRGAALVSAVACKKACMLGQ; encoded by the exons GTAGAGCAGATCCTGGCGGAGTTCCAGCTGCAGGAGGAGGACCTGAAGAAGGTGATGAGACGGATGCAGAAGGAGATGGACCGTGGCCTGAGGTTGGAGACCCATGAAGAGGCCAGTGTGAAGATGCTGCCCACCTACGTGCGCTCCACCCCAGAAGGCTCAG AAGTCGGGGACTTCCTCTCCCTGGACCTGGGTGGCACCAACTTCAGGGTGATGCTGGTGAAGGTGGGAGAAGGTGAGGAGGGGCAGTGGAGCGTGAAGACCAAACACCAGATGTACTCCATCCCCGAGGACGCCATGACCGGCACTGCTGAGATG CTCTTCGACTACATCTCCGAGTGCATCTCCGACTTCCTGGACAAGCATCAGATGAAGCACAAGAAGCTGCCCCTGGGCTTCACCTTCTCCTTTCCTGTGAGGCATGAAGACATCGATAAG GGCATCCTTCTCAACTGGACCAAGGGCTTCAAGGCCTCAGGAGCAGAAGGGAACAATGTCGTGGGGCTTCTGCGAGATGCCATCAAACGGAGAGGG GACTTCGAAATGGATGTGGTGGCAATGGTGAATGACACGGTGGCCACGATGATCTCCTGCTACTACGAAGACCATCAGTGCGAGGTCGGCATGATTGTGG GCACGGGCTGCAACGCCTGCTACATGGAGGAGATGCAGAATGTGGAGCTGGTGGAGGGGGACGAGGGCCGCATGTGCGTCAACACCGAATGGGGCGCCTTCGGGGACTCGGGCGAGCTGGACGAGTTCCTGCTGGAGTATGACCGCCTGGTGGACGAGAGCTCTGCAAACCCCGGTCAGCAGCT GTATGAGAAGCTCATAGGTGGCAAGTACATGGGCGAGCTGGTGCGGCTCGTGCTGCTCAGGCTCGTGGACGAAAACCTGCTCTTCCACGGGGAGGCCTCCGAGCAGCTGCGCACACGCGGAGCCTTCGAGACACGCTTCGTGTCGCAGGTGGAGAG CGACACGGGCGACCGCAAGCAGATCTACAACATCCTGAGCACGCTGGGGCTACGACCCTCGGCCACTGACTGCGACATCGTGCGCCGCGCCTGCGAGAGCGTATCTACGCGCGCTGCACACATGTGCTCGGCGGGGCTGGCGGGCGTCATCAACCGCATGCGCGAGAGCCGCAGCGAGGACGTAATGCGCATCACTGTGGGCGTGGATGGCTCCGTGTACAAGCTGCACCCCAG CTTCAAGGAGCGGTTCCACGCTAGCGTGCGCAGGCTGACGCCCAGCTGCGAGATCACCTTCATCGAGTCGGAGGAGGGCAGTGGCCGGGGCGCGGCCCTGGTCTCGGCGGTGGCCTGTAAGAAGGCCTGCATGCTGGGCCAGTGA
- the LOC105494211 gene encoding hexokinase-4 isoform X5 has product MKACFLVHTWHLLAVSSHGGKGKVEQILAEFQLQEEDLKKVMRRMQKEMDRGLRLETHEEASVKMLPTYVRSTPEGSEVGDFLSLDLGGTNFRVMLVKVGEGEEGQWSVKTKHQMYSIPEDAMTGTAEMLFDYISECISDFLDKHQMKHKKLPLGFTFSFPVRHEDIDKDFEMDVVAMVNDTVATMISCYYEDHQCEVGMIVGTGCNACYMEEMQNVELVEGDEGRMCVNTEWGAFGDSGELDEFLLEYDRLVDESSANPGQQLYEKLIGGKYMGELVRLVLLRLVDENLLFHGEASEQLRTRGAFETRFVSQVESDTGDRKQIYNILSTLGLRPSATDCDIVRRACESVSTRAAHMCSAGLAGVINRMRESRSEDVMRITVGVDGSVYKLHPSFKERFHASVRRLTPSCEITFIESEEGSGRGAALVSAVACKKACMLGQ; this is encoded by the exons GTAGAGCAGATCCTGGCGGAGTTCCAGCTGCAGGAGGAGGACCTGAAGAAGGTGATGAGACGGATGCAGAAGGAGATGGACCGTGGCCTGAGGTTGGAGACCCATGAAGAGGCCAGTGTGAAGATGCTGCCCACCTACGTGCGCTCCACCCCAGAAGGCTCAG AAGTCGGGGACTTCCTCTCCCTGGACCTGGGTGGCACCAACTTCAGGGTGATGCTGGTGAAGGTGGGAGAAGGTGAGGAGGGGCAGTGGAGCGTGAAGACCAAACACCAGATGTACTCCATCCCCGAGGACGCCATGACCGGCACTGCTGAGATG CTCTTCGACTACATCTCCGAGTGCATCTCCGACTTCCTGGACAAGCATCAGATGAAGCACAAGAAGCTGCCCCTGGGCTTCACCTTCTCCTTTCCTGTGAGGCATGAAGACATCGATAAG GACTTCGAAATGGATGTGGTGGCAATGGTGAATGACACGGTGGCCACGATGATCTCCTGCTACTACGAAGACCATCAGTGCGAGGTCGGCATGATTGTGG GCACGGGCTGCAACGCCTGCTACATGGAGGAGATGCAGAATGTGGAGCTGGTGGAGGGGGACGAGGGCCGCATGTGCGTCAACACCGAATGGGGCGCCTTCGGGGACTCGGGCGAGCTGGACGAGTTCCTGCTGGAGTATGACCGCCTGGTGGACGAGAGCTCTGCAAACCCCGGTCAGCAGCT GTATGAGAAGCTCATAGGTGGCAAGTACATGGGCGAGCTGGTGCGGCTCGTGCTGCTCAGGCTCGTGGACGAAAACCTGCTCTTCCACGGGGAGGCCTCCGAGCAGCTGCGCACACGCGGAGCCTTCGAGACACGCTTCGTGTCGCAGGTGGAGAG CGACACGGGCGACCGCAAGCAGATCTACAACATCCTGAGCACGCTGGGGCTACGACCCTCGGCCACTGACTGCGACATCGTGCGCCGCGCCTGCGAGAGCGTATCTACGCGCGCTGCACACATGTGCTCGGCGGGGCTGGCGGGCGTCATCAACCGCATGCGCGAGAGCCGCAGCGAGGACGTAATGCGCATCACTGTGGGCGTGGATGGCTCCGTGTACAAGCTGCACCCCAG CTTCAAGGAGCGGTTCCACGCTAGCGTGCGCAGGCTGACGCCCAGCTGCGAGATCACCTTCATCGAGTCGGAGGAGGGCAGTGGCCGGGGCGCGGCCCTGGTCTCGGCGGTGGCCTGTAAGAAGGCCTGCATGCTGGGCCAGTGA
- the LOC105494211 gene encoding hexokinase-4 isoform X3: MPLPSSSTPMVAVEQILAEFQLQEEDLKKVMRRMQKEMDRGLRLETHEEASVKMLPTYVRSTPEGSEVGDFLSLDLGGTNFRVMLVKVGEGEEGQWSVKTKHQMYSIPEDAMTGTAEMLFDYISECISDFLDKHQMKHKKLPLGFTFSFPVRHEDIDKGILLNWTKGFKASGAEGNNVVGLLRDAIKRRGDFEMDVVAMVNDTVATMISCYYEDHQCEVGMIVGTGCNACYMEEMQNVELVEGDEGRMCVNTEWGAFGDSGELDEFLLEYDRLVDESSANPGQQLYEKLIGGKYMGELVRLVLLRLVDENLLFHGEASEQLRTRGAFETRFVSQVESDTGDRKQIYNILSTLGLRPSATDCDIVRRACESVSTRAAHMCSAGLAGVINRMRESRSEDVMRITVGVDGSVYKLHPSFKERFHASVRRLTPSCEITFIESEEGSGRGAALVSAVACKKACMLGQ, from the exons GTAGAGCAGATCCTGGCGGAGTTCCAGCTGCAGGAGGAGGACCTGAAGAAGGTGATGAGACGGATGCAGAAGGAGATGGACCGTGGCCTGAGGTTGGAGACCCATGAAGAGGCCAGTGTGAAGATGCTGCCCACCTACGTGCGCTCCACCCCAGAAGGCTCAG AAGTCGGGGACTTCCTCTCCCTGGACCTGGGTGGCACCAACTTCAGGGTGATGCTGGTGAAGGTGGGAGAAGGTGAGGAGGGGCAGTGGAGCGTGAAGACCAAACACCAGATGTACTCCATCCCCGAGGACGCCATGACCGGCACTGCTGAGATG CTCTTCGACTACATCTCCGAGTGCATCTCCGACTTCCTGGACAAGCATCAGATGAAGCACAAGAAGCTGCCCCTGGGCTTCACCTTCTCCTTTCCTGTGAGGCATGAAGACATCGATAAG GGCATCCTTCTCAACTGGACCAAGGGCTTCAAGGCCTCAGGAGCAGAAGGGAACAATGTCGTGGGGCTTCTGCGAGATGCCATCAAACGGAGAGGG GACTTCGAAATGGATGTGGTGGCAATGGTGAATGACACGGTGGCCACGATGATCTCCTGCTACTACGAAGACCATCAGTGCGAGGTCGGCATGATTGTGG GCACGGGCTGCAACGCCTGCTACATGGAGGAGATGCAGAATGTGGAGCTGGTGGAGGGGGACGAGGGCCGCATGTGCGTCAACACCGAATGGGGCGCCTTCGGGGACTCGGGCGAGCTGGACGAGTTCCTGCTGGAGTATGACCGCCTGGTGGACGAGAGCTCTGCAAACCCCGGTCAGCAGCT GTATGAGAAGCTCATAGGTGGCAAGTACATGGGCGAGCTGGTGCGGCTCGTGCTGCTCAGGCTCGTGGACGAAAACCTGCTCTTCCACGGGGAGGCCTCCGAGCAGCTGCGCACACGCGGAGCCTTCGAGACACGCTTCGTGTCGCAGGTGGAGAG CGACACGGGCGACCGCAAGCAGATCTACAACATCCTGAGCACGCTGGGGCTACGACCCTCGGCCACTGACTGCGACATCGTGCGCCGCGCCTGCGAGAGCGTATCTACGCGCGCTGCACACATGTGCTCGGCGGGGCTGGCGGGCGTCATCAACCGCATGCGCGAGAGCCGCAGCGAGGACGTAATGCGCATCACTGTGGGCGTGGATGGCTCCGTGTACAAGCTGCACCCCAG CTTCAAGGAGCGGTTCCACGCTAGCGTGCGCAGGCTGACGCCCAGCTGCGAGATCACCTTCATCGAGTCGGAGGAGGGCAGTGGCCGGGGCGCGGCCCTGGTCTCGGCGGTGGCCTGTAAGAAGGCCTGCATGCTGGGCCAGTGA